GCACCGCCCGCGAATAATCCCCGACCGCTTCATTTTGCCCCGAAACGGCGTTAAACAGAGTCGTTTTCCCGGATTGAGGCAACCCGATAATTCCCAGTTTCATAATATTATTATATCCCAAATAATCCGTAATTGCAAGTTTTAACCACCGTGGATAAATTCATGAGTACATCCCGGCGGCGATTATCGTGCCGATTTTATTTATTATCGACCAGTGAGCGCAGGATACTCAGATTTTCAATATCCTCATGTAAATCTTCGCTCTTGTATGTCTCGAGTATTTTAGGGATTTTTTTCAGCCGCCGATCATTCATTATATTCCGAAAAGGCTCGAGGCCCAGCTCGCCCCGACCGATGTGCTCGTGACGGTCTTTTTTGGCCCCGAACGGTTTTTTCGAATCGTTCAGATGGATGACCTTCAGGTTTTTCAAACCCAGGACCCCGTCGAACTCCCTCATGGTCGCCCGGTAGTCAGACACTTCCTGGATTTTATACCCGGCCGAAAAAATATGGCAGGTATCCAGGCAAACCGACATCCGCGATTTGTCCTCAACCAGATCGATAATCCGGGCCAGTTGCTCGAATTTATACCCCAGATTGGTTCCCTGACCGGCAGTTGTTTCCAGACAGATTGAGGTCTTGATATCGGGCCGGTCTCCCAGAATACGATTACAGGCCGCGGCGATCCGTTTCAATCCGTTATCCTCTCCCGAACCGACATGAGATCCCGGATGCATCACTAACTGCGGAATTTTAAGCGTCCCGCATCGTTCCATTTCAATTTTGAAGGAATTGACGGATTTCTCGTAAAGCTCATCATCAGGTGAAGCCAGGTTGATTAAATAACTGACATGGGCGCATGAAACCGTCACCCCGGTATTCTTTTGTTCGACCAGGAAGCGCTCTATTTCCTCATCGGTTAACGGCTTGGCTTTCCACTGGTTGGATTGTTTGGTGAATATCTGGACCGTCTCGCAACCGGCTTTCTGGCCGTCCAGAACCGCATTATAAATCCCCCCCGCAATCGACATATGGGCACCCAGCATCATCTGACAAGTCCTCGCTTCCTCTTTACCGATAAATACATAAACAATATCCTTACTGCAGAAAACAACCGGCACGATCGGCGGTTCCCACTCGGTGGCATCATCTCATGATCTTACCGATGATCATATATAGTCATAAAGGCCGCCTGCTTCAACATTTAAAATTGTCGAAGGGCCGACGGAAAGACTTCGAACAGGTATTATTCACGGATAACGCCGCGCTATGAACCCACTCCATTCAATATGGGAGAT
The Candidatus Zixiibacteriota bacterium DNA segment above includes these coding regions:
- a CDS encoding deoxyribonuclease IV, whose product is MMLGAHMSIAGGIYNAVLDGQKAGCETVQIFTKQSNQWKAKPLTDEEIERFLVEQKNTGVTVSCAHVSYLINLASPDDELYEKSVNSFKIEMERCGTLKIPQLVMHPGSHVGSGEDNGLKRIAAACNRILGDRPDIKTSICLETTAGQGTNLGYKFEQLARIIDLVEDKSRMSVCLDTCHIFSAGYKIQEVSDYRATMREFDGVLGLKNLKVIHLNDSKKPFGAKKDRHEHIGRGELGLEPFRNIMNDRRLKKIPKILETYKSEDLHEDIENLSILRSLVDNK